The following DNA comes from Saccharomyces mikatae IFO 1815 strain IFO1815 genome assembly, chromosome: 8.
CGCTATCTCCTTCTTGGGAAACTTCCGCGGCATCTTCGCGACATACGCCCACAGTACCACTGAGAGCATCAAAATGCCATGGGTACACGTGCATTGCTTCGAGAAATACCCGCCTGGCGAGGATGTCACTGACCACGAATTACACGTGCGAGTCCATGCGCGTATTGTTGCCGCACTCAACATCACTGTGGACGATCTTCCATTGAGTGCCGTCTCGCTGCATTTGGTGCGCAAAGTAGCGCCCACCAAACCAATGTTTTGCGCCAGTTTCCAACTTCCGGCTACCGTGTGAAGCGATCCTGATTTCGCACTCATACCACAAgggagaaaagaaaaaaaggcaaagaCTAACGTAAAGGACGACCAcatggaaaaagaaacaagatGACTAACACCTTTTATCTTCGAGAAGGCGCGGGGCTGACAGGGCACCGCGCGCGATGCGTCATACCAACTCGTCTCGTgttatataagaaaagagaagaaatcaGAATGTGGGAGAGGGAGCTGATAATGTGAAggtactttatttttgttattatATTCCTGGATTTTCATTTACTACTATAACAACGTGGTAGTTGgcagaatatatatattcttgaCAACCTTGGTTGTTACtcaaatagaaaagaaaaaaaatcaagtcCCCCTCCCTACTTCTTTCACACACCCCCTATTCACTCGCACTTTGCATTTGTATAcgcttttttatttgtttcttcGTTTTGTTTTGGTTTTTCTAGGTTTGATAAAGTAACAATAATGCACTCTTCCATCTTCtagttttccttttgttaAGGATGCGCGCAATAGAAGACACATGcaataataaaatctaTCGAGGTATTGTTGCTAGGATAAGCTTTTAAAATAttaagaaataaaaataaaataaaataaaataaaataaaacaaaaaaacaaaaaaaaaataaaaatagaataaaacaaatatgTATGGAAATCATAGATTTACCCCAGATTCCAAAGAGTTCGATGCTGTTGTCAAAAGTAAGGACTTTTCCACCAGCAGCAATCCCTATCAGACTCCTCCTTCGGAGACTAGCAGCACCCAGCATCAAACGAATTGCATCAAGAGAAAGACTAATCTAGCAACTATTATATCGGAATTCTTGTCCGAGATCAGTCGGCCTCTctcaaatggaaaaatcaaTAACTCGTCGCAGAAcatattgaaatttttgaacgaAGTATTCAAGAGATCTAAGTGCAGCAAAGAGAATGCTGTGCTTGcaactttttattttcaaaggaTATACCAATCTCACAAAGCCGGCAATGAAAGTTCGTTGCCTGAATTTTCACTCTGTTCCaagagaatttttctttgttgtctTATTCTATCGCATAAATTTTTGAACGATAATACCTATTCgatgaaaaattggcaAATTATAAGCGGGCTCCATGCCAAGGATTTATCTTTCATGGAAAGATGGTGTCTTGGCAGACTGGACTACGAGTTGGCCGTTTCGTACAACGATCTTTCGATGTGGGAAACAAGGACTTTAATGAAAAGGAGGTTCTATGGCACCAACAACCCGGTAAAGAGACCTAGAGAATCCGATCACGGTTGTGATACTTCCTCTAGAAAACTAGTtaaattttgttgatagCAGAAGAATACGTATCGTGCattcataatttttttcttccttatttaaatttttattttaccCGAGCACGTGCCACTCTGTGCCAGATTACTCTTGAcagagatttgaaaaaagtttgCGAATTCTGTGGATCGAACACAGGACCTCCAGATGTCTTGACcgaagtttttcttcagtcTGGCGCTCTCCCAACTGAGCTAAATCCGCTTACTATTTGATATAAATTTAAATTCCGAAATGTAATATATTAGTCGTGTGTATCTCTTTACTTTCGTACAATCAAGTGCAAGTAACGTTTTGACAGTACTTCATTATGGTATTATATTAGGATTTTCAAAAGACTTTGATTATGCTAGAGCCTGTAAGTCTTATAAGAGGCATATATCTATCTGAGCTTTCAGAATataattctttttgttgataattagtagtttagtaagtagtaataattaagaatagtcgttccttcttaatctatataagagaggtatataaaacacacgctgattggttgtattaaaccaaaaggttcagacataaatcagagtgttgatgataagaatttagtgttaactcatcttcttatatactaagttctggacaattaatagatctttatcttattagtgcaggaaattctataattagaatttccctactccaagtaaattggtatcaccataagaatgttagtattaatttactcaacatcattagtatcatgttaaagaatgttcgtcatcaactacaacaatttatatgaataaatgtatagtggtaatcacttattccaacacttTTTGTTTGACGCATTAAATCATTTGaaccatttcttttgatttctattattatatttgttACGTGCTGGACTTGTACTTTGAAATATAGGGggaatttgaaataatcTGGGGGAATCCCGTCGTTGAAAGAGGGCATTACTACGCACATAgaattgttggaatgaaaatcaactatcgtctatcaactagtagtcatactactagtacattatcatatacggtgttataagatgacataagttatgagaagcggtcatcgaaataagtggaagctgaaatgcaaggattgataatgtaataggataatgactgacaaatataaaatgacaataaaagcatatacagaattatgtgaaattacgagttccatttattggattcctatatcctcgaggagaacttctagtatatctacatacctaatattattgcctttatcaacaatggaaccccaacaatcatctcaaaattcaccaatCTCTCAAGAATATGCTACAAGCTCTTTTCGAaaatataggaatccacAAGAGGAGGACGATAATTTGATGACTTTTTCTCATCTATTATGTCGTCATTTTTTATCGTTAATAATAATCTAATAGTATCGTGCCTATCACAAAATAGATGGTACTCGCTCTTTATTTCAATACAGTTAGCCATGATGTAGTCATTCTTCTGTACTCAGTCATCTCGTCTTGAATATGGCGtttctgttgttgttttttacAGGTGTTGTTTACATTGGTCTAGCGAAAAGGTGAAAGTAAATGCCCTTTACGAGTAAAAACACCGCCTCTGGATATTGCCTTGAATTATCCAAGTAGGAGACCGATAAAGTGAGATGAATAGGTATAAAGCATAAGGGTTATTTTGGGCACAAGATCAGTCAGTATAGGTATTTGACTTCAATCGGGTACAGTTTTCTGCGTTTTGACGCTTCATCGCTGAACTTTCTCTGAGTATTTACCCGAACTACAAAGGTCAATTCCCCCCATAACATTAACTTGTTTGCAATAGTGGCAAGTTAACTAAATTCGACAGCTCTACTTCTCACTACTCTTTTCCCCTCTTGTTTTATCCGCAGTTAAATgatgttttttcaatatcacCTTTTCAAGATTTGATCTCAGCGGAAACTTTTCGTTTATAATCGTTTAAGTGAAAAGTTTTTATATCGGTTATTTATTTACAGATATACATTTtcatagaaaaaaatagtacCTGTTTTCAGGATTTAATAAAGCCATTCATTGTATAGAAGTTCCTCCATTAATGTACTGCAGCGGTCCGTAATCTTACCACAATCATCGCCCATAAGGAAAATACAAAGCAATGACAGAGTTTTATTCTGAAACAATCGGTCTGCCAAAGACAGATCCACGTCTTTGGAGATTAAGAACTGATGAGATAGGCCGAGAAAGTTGGGAATACTTAACCTCTGAACAGGCCGCTAATGAACCGCCCTCCACTTTCACGCAATGGCTTCTTCAGGACCCTGAATTTCCTCATCCTCAAccagaaagaaataaacatTCACCTAACTTTTCAGCTTTCGATGCGTGCCATAATGGTgcatcttttttcaaactgcTTCAAGAGCCTGACTCAGGCATTTTTCCATGCCAGTATAAAGGACCCATGTTCATGACGATTGGTTATGTAGCTGTAAACTACATTGCCGGTATCCAAATTCCAGAGCATGAGAGAATAGAAATAATCAGATATATAGTTAATACTGCACATCCAGTTGATGGTGGTTGGGGGTTGCACTCTGTAGACAAGTCCACTGTTTTTGGTACTGCATTGAACTATGTTATCTTACGTTTGTTGGGCCTACCCAAGGACCATCCGGTTTGCGTTAAGTCAAGAAACACTTTGTTAAGATTGGGTGGTGCTCTTGGATCTCCGCATTGGGGAAAAATTTGGCTGAGTGCATTAAACTTGTATAGATGGGAAGGTGTTAATCCTGCCCCTCCTGAAACTTGGTTACTTCCATACTCACTGCCTATGCATCCAGGAAGATGGTGGGTTCATACTAGAGCGGTCTATATTCCAGTCAGTTACCTGTCCTTAGTGAAATTTACTTGCCCAATGACCCCTCttcttgaagaattgaGGGAGGAAATCTATACCAAGCCATTTGATAAGATCAAGTTTTCCAAGCATAGAAATACTGTGTGTGGAGTAGATCTATATTACCCACACTCCAAAACTTTGAATATTGCAAACAACTTTGTTGTGTTTTACGAAAAATACCTTAGAAACAGATTTATTTATTCCCTTTCCAAGAGAAAGGTCTATGATCTGGTCAGAAaggaaattcaaaatactGATTCCTTGTGTATAGCACCCGTTAACCAAGCGTTTTGTGCCCTTGTTACTCTTATTGAAGAAGGAGTGGACTCTCAAGCCTTCAAGAAGTTCCAGTATAGATTCAAGGATGCATTGTTCCATGGCCCACAAGGTATGACCATCATGGGAACTAATGGTGTACAAAGTTGGGATTGTGCGTTTGCCATTCAATATCTTTTTATCGCTGGTCTAGCAGAAAGGTCGGAGTTTTACAATACGATTGTCTCCGCCTATAAATTCTTGTGTCGTGCTCAGTTTGACACTGAATGTGTTCCCGGTAGTTTTAgagataaaagaaaaggtgcTTGGGGCTTTTCGACCAAGACACAGGGTTACGTAGTCTCTGATTGTACTGCAGAAGCAATTAAGGCCATCATTATGGTAAAAAACTCTCCAGTCTTCACTGAGGTACACAACATGATCAGTAATGAACGTTTATTCGAGGGGATTGATGTGTTATTGAACCTACAAAATATTGGATCCTTTGAATATGGCTCCTTTGCTACctatgaaaaaatcaaggCCCCATTAGCTATGGAGACATTGAATCCTGCTGAAGTTTTTGGTAACATAATGGTAGAATACCCATACGTGGAATGTACTGATTCATCAGTCCTTGGGTTGACGTATTTTCACAAGTATTTTGACtataaaaaggaagaaatacGTGCGCGCATCAGAATTGCTATTGAGTTCATTAAGAAATCGCAACTACCAAATGGCAGTTGGTATGGAAGCTGGGGTATTTGCTTCACCTATGCAGGCATGTTTGCGTTGGAGGCATTGCACACAGTGGGAGAAACCTATGAGAATTCTTCGACTGTAAGAAAAGGTTGCGACTTTTTGGTTTCTAAACAGATGAAAGACGGTGGTTGGGGAGAATCCATGAAGTCCAGCGAGTTGCACAGTTATGTAGATAGCGAAAAATCGCTAGTGGTTCAAACCGCTTGGGTGCTAAttgctcttctttttgctgAATACCCAGGGAAAGATGTCATTGATCGAGGTAttgaacttttgaaaaatagaCAAGAAGAGTCCGGAGAATGGAAATTTGAAGGTGTAGAAGGTGTTTTCAACCACTCTTGTGCAATTGAATACCCAAGTTATAGATTTTTATTTCCCATTAAGGCATTAGGAATGTACAGCAAGGCATATGAACAACATGCGCTTTGAATCTAATTAATAAGTATTGTTAAGAGCTACAACAGTGAGAAAGTAGTATATTTATGTGTATTTATAGTAGTAAAAACAGGTGGGACTAGCGTGGAATTGCATTCTGGTGGATATGTCTGATAATTGGTAATTTGGTATGAGGTAATAGTGTGATGAAGGTAGCAGAGCAAATAAAGTTTTTATCCTTTGACACGGtttgctatttttttcatcttctcttttcaacCGAGCgggagagaaaaaaaatttctaatCAAAGCTCATCACTCACGTAATATATATCACAGTAACTTGGAAGTATTGCGTTAGTAACTTCACAAGTAGGATAAGTTCATCTAACAAACTAAACAAAACCAAAAACCTTTTAAACAAAATGCATTTGATGTATACTTTGGGCCCAGATGGCAAAAGGATTTATACATTAAAAAAGGTCACTGAGACCGGAGAAATTACAAAGTCAGCTCACCCAGCTAGATTTTCTCCAGACGACAAATATTCGAGACAAAGAGTTACTTTAAAAAAGAGATTTGGTTTGGTACCAGGTCAATAAATTTAGGGAAATTAAGGAAATATTGTATAGTACGTTATTATGGCTGGTAGGAAAGAGAACTTTTCATCTTTCATTTTAAATCTACTAGCCCTACATAGATTTGATAAGTTTTTAGGTGATAAATACTCATTACTAATTTTAATTGATCTATAATATGTTTTAGCCTCAACAGAGTAACGAGCAGCGACAGTTTTCCACGTTTTGtacaagattttttttaacttcaCACCAAAGGCTTCAGTATGTAACAGGCAAAGGCCTGCTAGTATTCACGGTCGCTACAGTTGTAATCTATGCAATTATAATGGAGAAGAAATGTCATAAACTACAGCTGTCGAAACTGTAACTTGATGTTGGTATTGAGACAGTATATCTTTCTCGAAAGGTTTCCACTTAATGTTGCAAAAGGGGATAACTTTTAAGAAAAGCTACcgttttttattcaataaaattgaaTAACTTTGTTTCACATACATGAAGTTGTACATTGTAAGTTATATCTATGTTTGTTGTATATAGATGTTCCCAACTGTTGATTCAACCAAAAAGCCTCATAGCTCTTAATACGGATATTGCTTAGTGCAGGCCGAAAAAAATAAccaaatctttgaaaaaagtagtTAAACATTAAACAACAAGTAACAACATGGTTTTATAGTGGAGCTACTGGGAGGAAGTGCATAACTTGTAGAAGTTTCAATTATTCCTTTACCTGAAAATAGTTAATTGAGCTTTAGTGGGAGCCTGCTAATTGAATAATGGAAACAATTGATATCCAAAATAGATCTTTTGTTGTTCGTTGGGTAAAGTGCGGCCGTGGTGATGTGATCAACTATCAGATCAAAccattgaagaaatctATTGAAATAGGTATCTATAAGAAGTTGAAATCCAGCGTAGATGACCATGCTTCTGCAGTTCACATTGCACCTGACACTAAAACATTGCTGGACTACACAACGAAATCTTTATTACATAAGGGAAGCTCTGGTCATGTGGAGGAACATCACAGGCGTCCTTCCGAGCACTCTCATAATTCTAGTAATGGTCCAGATAATAAGAGAAAGGAGAGATCGTATTCCTCGCTCTCGATCAGCAGCATACAACAGCAATCCCAAGAAATACCGTTACGTGAAAAACTCTCTGCATCAGGTTTCACTTTGGTCAAGAGGGTCGGTAATGTTTCAGGGAACACTATGGTTCAAGGCGATCTTGAAGTAAAAGATACAGATTACTATTATGCCTTTATACTGGACAATTCGTCTTCTAAAAAcgcaaaaaagaaaattcttttcaatgcGAGTGTAATTAATGGTGATAATCAATCAATGATTAGTACGAGGTCTACGCCCCCGACACGGCCCGCAGCCTTAAGTAGAACATCAACCCAACAGGACATGCTGTTTAGAGTAGGCCAAGGTCGTTACTTACAAGGGTAtctgttaaaaaaaaggagaaagaGACTACAAGGTTTTAAAAGAAGGTTTTTTACTTTGGATTTTCGATATGGAACTCTATCGTATTATTTGAACGACCATAACCGAACTTGTAGGGGTGAAATTGTCATAAGTCTGTCATCTGTTAGCGCCAATAAGAAAGACAAAATTATAATTATTGATTCTGGTATGGAAGTCTGGGTCCTAAAAGCTacaaataaagaaaattggcAATCATGGGTTGATGCGTTACAATTCTGTTTTGATGACCAGTTTGAGGATAAAGATACCTCAACCTTGGAGGAAAATCCAGCCActtttgatgatgacgatgatgatgatgatgatgatgagggAACCAATATAAAAAGCCCTTTTCAAGACCGTGACCAACTCACACCTACGGCTACAACTAAATCAGCGCTATCTCATAAACAGCATACTCAAGAGGGTACTGATGAGTCGTATGTGCCACTACCAAGCGATTCCTACGTTACTTTTTCTAGGAACCTGCGTTTGATTCAACAACGACTAGAGCAATGTAAGAAGGACTCTTTATCTTATAAGCCCAGTACATTTAATCAAAGATCAGAAGGTTTAAAAAGATCACCCTCTTCATCTTCCGCCTTTCCTAATAATAGAGTAACTTTATTCAATCAATCTTCCTCCGGCATGACATCATCTGATTCATTGGTTTCTGAAGAAACTCCTTCTAACGCAACACATAATGAACATGCATTATATAATCAACTGGCAGACCTTGAAGTGTTTGTTAGCCGATTCGTTATACAAGGAGAGGTGCTATTTAGGGACCACCAGAACCTGTGTAAGAAGGCAAAAGATACAAGAGTTTCGTTAACTTCATATCTTagtgaaaatgatgaattttttgatgcagaagatgaaatcaGTCGGGGGGTCATTTTATTAACTGATACAGAAGACGATATTAATAATATAGTGGAAGAAACTCCTCTACTTGGCCAAAGCGATAAAAATGAGTTCAAAACAGAGGGTGAAGTTTCAGAAAACGAACAAATGGGTTTATCAAGTGTGGATAGCCATACAACTAACGACGAAAATCATAACCGTAAACATCATAAAAATCGTCATAAAAATCGTCGTCGTAGCCACCAACACCATCAAAGAACCAAAAGTACACAGTCTTCAACAGAAACATTCACAAGTAAGGATTTATTTGCTCTCTCCTATCCAAAGACTATTTCACGCCGTAATGACATTCCCGAAGCCGCAGCTTCTCCTCCAAGcttattatcttttttgagaaagaatGTGGGTAAAGATTTGAGTTCTATTGCTATGCCGGTAACATCAAATGAGCCTATTTCTATCCTGCAGTTGATATCAGAAACCTTTGAGTACGCTCCTCTTTTGACGAAGGCCACCCAACGTCCTGATCCTATAACATTTGTCTCAGCATTTGCTATTTCCTTCCTTTCCATATATAGGGATAAAACTAGGACCCTGAGAAAACCGTTCAACCCGTTACTGGCTGAAACATTTGAACTTGTACGAGAAGATATGGGATTTAGATTGATATCAGAAAAGGTTTCTCACCGTCCACCGGTATTCGCCTTTTTCGCAGAGCATCTTGAATGGGAGTGCAGTTATACCGTAACGCCATCCCAAAAGTTCTGGGGTAAATCGATTGAGTTGAATAATGAGGGTATATTGAGACTAAGATTCAAAACAACGGGAGAATTGTTCGAATGGACGCAaccaacaacaattttgaaaaatttgatagCAGGGGAGAGATATATGGAGCCTGTTAACGAATTTGAGGTACATTCCTCGAAAGGAGACAAATCACACATCTTGTTTGATAAAGCAGGTATGTTTAGTGGGAGGTCAGAGGGATTTAAAGTTTCTATAATCCCACCGGCTTCAAGTAGCcgcaagaaagaaatattggCTGGCAAATGGACACAGAGTTTGGTTAATGAAACCACACATGAAACTATATGGGAAAGTGGTGAATTAGTTAGCAATCCgaggaaaaaatatggaTTCACGAAATTCACGGCAAATTTGAATGAAATTacagaaattgaagaaggtaATTTACCGCCAACGGACTCAAGGCTCAGACCAGATATTAGAGCATATGAGGAGGGAAATGTTGAAAAGGCTGAAGaatggaagctgaaattaGAACAGCTTCAACGTGAAAGACGTAATAAAGGGCAAGATGTTGAGCCTAGATATTTCGAAAAAATATCTAAGAATGAATGGAAATACGTAACCGGACCAAAGAGTTATTGGGAAAGAAGGAGGAAACACGATTGGTCCGATGTTCCTCATTTATGGTGAATGCGATAATTACATCCGTTTTCTTGTGTTTCTTCTCGTTTTTATGAACCCgaattatttattctcCGTCTCTTATAAATATCTATACTAATGTTTCTTTAAAGTATTTTTACACCCTATATGTATCACGAAGAGCTTCATAAACCCTTATTTAATTTGATCAAAGTATTCTATGTTAATTGTTTTCCTTCCTTTTTCCTCAattaaagattttttttacaattAGTTAACATATTTACGAAGACAATCACAGAATTAAATGAGAtgagaaataaaaacataATGCATACTATCACTTAAATATGTAGCTATATTATAAGCATATTATTTAAAGTCACAAGTTATACAATACGGGCATCAATTCGAGATCCAAGATCTGTACGCGATCGATACACCCTAAAGATAACATAACTAATAACATGTGCCTTTTACAGGCCCTGCCAAGTCATAAAAAGGTGTTATTAATTTCGTCGAGAAAGATAAGGAGGAACattgagaaaaatatgaagatCATCAACACTTTCCTATAGAAATGGGCCTTACGTCCATTTAGCCAATCGATAATACTTAATAGGACAATTCTGCCTCCTACTTTGATTACCTTTCACTAATGTCACATCTCATTACTTTAGCCACGTGTAATTTAAATCAATGGGCACTGGATTTTGAAGGTAATAGAGACCGTATCCTAGAATCTATAAAGGTTGCCAAGGAGAGAGGTGCCAGGTTGCGTGTCGGTCCAGAACTAGAAATAACTGGCTATGGATGTTTAGATCATTTCTTAGAAAACGATGTTTGTCTTCATTCATGGGAAATGTATGCTCAAATCATcaagaataaagaaactCATGGGTTGATACTTGACATTGGTATGCCCGTCCTACATAAGAATGTCCGTTATAATTGTCGTCTGCTATCTTTGGATGGTGAGATATTGTTTATAAGACCAAAGATCTGGTTAGCTAACGATGGTAACTACAGGGAAATGAGATTTTTCACACCTTGGATGAAGCCTGGCGTAGTAGAAGACTTTATCCTTCCACCTGAGATTCAAACAGTTACGGGTCAACGACTTGTGCCATTTGGTGATGCTGTAATAAATTCATTGGATACGTGTATCGGTACAGAAACCTGCGAAGAATTATTTACGCCTCAATCTCCTCACATCGCAATGTCATTGGATGGTGTGGAAATCATCACGAATTCATCTGGTTCTCACCACGAACTGCGTAAGTTGAATAAAAGATTAGACTTGATTTTGAATGCCACCAAACGTTGTGGTGGTGTTTACTTGTATGCAAATCAAAGAGGTTGTGATGGGGACAGATTATATTATGATGGCTGTGCATTGATTGCCATCAATGGTACGATTGTTGCCCAGGGTTCACAATTTTCCCTAGATGATGTAGAAGTTGTTACCGCTACTGTAGACTTAGAAGAAGTGAGAAGTTACCGTGCGGCAATTATGTCTCGTGGTCTGCAGGCTTCGTTAGCAGAGATTAAGTTCAAGCGCATTGATATTCCTGTAGAATTAGCCTTGATGACCTCCAGATTCGATCCTACAGTGTGCCCAACAAAAACTCGGAAGCCTTTTTACCACTCTCCTGAGGAAGAAATTGCTTTGGGGCCTGCTTGCTGGATGTGGGATTATTTAAGACGTTGTAATGGCACAGGGTTTTTTCTGCCTTTATCTGGGGGTATTGACTCTTGCGCAACAGCAATGATTGTTCACTCTATGTGCCGATTAGTTACAGATGCTGCCCAAAATGGGAATGAACAAGTTATAAAAGACGTTCGTAAAATAACGCGCAGTACCGATGATTGGATTCCAAGCAGTCCACAAGAGATAGCctcaaaaatatttcactCCTGCTTCATGGGTACAGAGAACTCATCTAAGGAGACAAGAAGTAGAGCTAAAGACCTTTCTACCGCTATCGGATCCTACCATGTTGATTTAAAAATGGACTCCTTAGTATCCAGCGTGGTATCCTTATTCGAAGTGGCCACTGGCAAAAAACcaatattcaaaatattcgGAGGTTCTCAAATAGAGAATTTGGCTCTACAAAACATTCAGGCACGTCTAAGAATGGTCctttcttatctttttgCACAACTGTTGCCGTGGGTTCGTGGGATCCAAAATTCTGGTGGTTTGTTAGTATTGGGTAGTGCCAATGTTGATGAATGCTTACGCGGGTATCTAACAAAATATGACTGCTCTTCTGCTGATATCAACCCAATTGGGGGAATTTCAAAGACTGATTTGAAAGGATTCATAGCTTACGCATCAAAGGAATATGACATGCCAATCTTGGATGACTTTTTGAATGCTACGCCAACTGCAGAATTAGAACCTATGACTAAGGATTATGTTCAATCGGACGAAAAAGATATGGGAATGACGTACGAGGAATTGGGTGTGTTTGGTTATTtaagaaaagttgaaaaatgtGGTCCGTATTCTATGTTCCTaaaacttcttcatcagtGGTCTCCAAAGTTGACGCCCCGTCAAATATCTGAAAAGGttaaaagatttttcttcttctacgCTATTAATAGACACAAACAAACTGTTTTAACTCCCAGCTATCATGCTGAACAGTATTCACCAGAAGACAACAGATTCGATTTACGTCCTTTCTTAATTAACCCAAGATTTCCGTGGgcttcaagaaaaattgacgAAGTTGTTGAACAGTGCGAAGCACATAAAGGCTCAAAACTTGACATCATGTCAATTGATTAGTAcacaaaattaaaagaacCAAGTGGGTACTTAGTAtgatattatatattttgtCACATTGTTCAATCATAAAAAACGATATAAGATCAACatctaatatttttatctttactTATTTTGCATCGGTTTATGTTGACCCCAATTAGTCTTGATTACTACGTTCTTAGAATCATTCCGTTTCCAGAAATCAATTAAAGTAATCGCTGTCTTCGTGGGGGAGTCTTCTTGAATAAAATGACCCGAGTCTTGGAAAACAACTAGTTGGTACTTACCTTGCATTTGCCCAACAATTAACTCTTTATCTAGGTTTTCATTTCCCGccaatattaataattt
Coding sequences within:
- the QNS1 gene encoding glutamine-dependent NAD(+) synthetase (similar to Saccharomyces cerevisiae QNS1 (YHR074W); ancestral locus Anc_5.357), with the protein product MSHLITLATCNLNQWALDFEGNRDRILESIKVAKERGARLRVGPELEITGYGCLDHFLENDVCLHSWEMYAQIIKNKETHGLILDIGMPVLHKNVRYNCRLLSLDGEILFIRPKIWLANDGNYREMRFFTPWMKPGVVEDFILPPEIQTVTGQRLVPFGDAVINSLDTCIGTETCEELFTPQSPHIAMSLDGVEIITNSSGSHHELRKLNKRLDLILNATKRCGGVYLYANQRGCDGDRLYYDGCALIAINGTIVAQGSQFSLDDVEVVTATVDLEEVRSYRAAIMSRGLQASLAEIKFKRIDIPVELALMTSRFDPTVCPTKTRKPFYHSPEEEIALGPACWMWDYLRRCNGTGFFLPLSGGIDSCATAMIVHSMCRLVTDAAQNGNEQVIKDVRKITRSTDDWIPSSPQEIASKIFHSCFMGTENSSKETRSRAKDLSTAIGSYHVDLKMDSLVSSVVSLFEVATGKKPIFKIFGGSQIENLALQNIQARLRMVLSYLFAQLLPWVRGIQNSGGLLVLGSANVDECLRGYLTKYDCSSADINPIGGISKTDLKGFIAYASKEYDMPILDDFLNATPTAELEPMTKDYVQSDEKDMGMTYEELGVFGYLRKVEKCGPYSMFLKLLHQWSPKLTPRQISEKVKRFFFFYAINRHKQTVLTPSYHAEQYSPEDNRFDLRPFLINPRFPWASRKIDEVVEQCEAHKGSKLDIMSID